From a single Zeugodacus cucurbitae isolate PBARC_wt_2022May chromosome Y, idZeuCucr1.2, whole genome shotgun sequence genomic region:
- the LOC128923503 gene encoding uncharacterized protein LOC128923503, which translates to MIHGPCGAINPQSPCMVDGKCSKRYPRKLTAETVTGNDGYPLYRRRSPDDNGRTVTTKVKRMDFVVDNSCIVPYSPLISKTFKTHCNVEYCNSVKSIKYICKYVTKGSDMAVFGLQSSNTNDEISRYQVGRYVNCNEAIWRMFAFPIHERHSTVINLPVHLENGQRVYFTASNATQRAETPPATTLTSFFAICQSDQFARTLLYSEMKRYYTWNASSKNFQRRKQGDAVSGYPDVRSTDALGRMYTVHPKNDECFYLRLLLVNVRGPTSFETLRTVNGVIFPTYRAACEELNLLENDTHWDTTIAEAIISASPSQIRTLFAIIISTCFPSNPCNLWHKYKDSMSEDMLHQSRVSSRNHDIEMNEEIHNRALLLIEDMCYLMCGNLLIRLGMPAPNREMNDAFNRELEREREYDHQELDLVVQRNVPLLNYQQKKVYDTLMKAIADENGGLYFLDAPGGTGKTFLMSLVLATVRARSNIAVAVASSGIAATLLEGCRTAHSAFKLPLNLQTIEEPMCNMAKHSAMAKVLATSKIIIWDECTMAHKRALEALNRTLKDLRNDSRCFGGAMILLSGDFRQILPVIPRSTAADEINACLKSSNLWRYVKKLQLTTNMRVTLLNDTSAEDFSEQLLTIGNGQVPVDESSGLISFPNNFCNFVSSKDELINNVFPNIISNYKNNEWLSERAILAAKNKDVDDLNYIIQNKIIGTMHSFKSIDCVTNEDEATNYPIEFLNSLDVPGLPPHNLRLKVGSVVIMLRNINQPKLCNGTRLVVSKLMNNVIYATIMIGKFKGEEVLIPRIPMIPTDMPFEFKRLQFPILLAFAVTINKSQGQSLKVCGLNLEHSCFSHGQLYVACSRVGRPSALFVFAPDNKTKNVVYHKVLK; encoded by the coding sequence ATGATTCATGGACCGTGTGGTGCCATCAACCCCCAATCACCTTGCATGGTCGATGGAAAGTGCTCTAAACGATATCCACGGAAATTAACGGCGGAGACTGTCACTGGCAACGATGGGTATCCGCTGTATCGGCGTCGATCACCAGATGACAACGGTCGAACTGTCACAACGAAAGTGAAAAGAATGGATTTCGTTGTCGACAACAGTTGCATTGTTCCATATTCGCCACTTATTTCTAAAACGTTCAAGACACATTGCAACGTTGAATACTGCAATTCAGTTAagtccataaaatatatttgcaaatatgttaCGAAAGGCAGTGATATGGCGGTTTTTGGATTGCAATCCTCGAATACCAACGATGAAATTTCACGCTATCAAGTTGGTCGTTATGTGAACTgtaatgaagcgatttggcgtaTGTTCGCATTTCCCATTCACGAACGTCATTCTACTGTTATAAATTTGCCGGTGCATCTAGAGAATGGTCAACGAGTATATTTCACGGCTTCGAATGCTACGCAACGTGCTGAAACACCTCCAGCAACTACATTGACCAGTTTTTTTGCAATCTGCCAAAGCGATCAGTTTGCACGAACTTTGCTTTACTCGGAGATGAAACGTTATTATACTTGGAATGCTTCATCCAAGAATTTTCAAAGACGGAAGCAAGGTGATGCGGTTTCTGGGTATCCAGATGTGCGTTCTACTGATGCTCTTGGTCGTATGTATACAGTTCATCCAAAGAATGatgaatgtttctatttgcggtTGTTGCTGGTAAATGTGCGTGGACCAACTTCATTTGAGACACTACGAACTGTTAATGGTGTAATATTCCCAACATATCGTGCTGCATGTGAAGAATTGAACTTATTAGAAAACGATACCCATTGGGATACGACAATCGCTGAAGCCATTATCTCTGCATCTCCAAGTCAGATACGCACATTATTCGCTATCATAATTTcgacatgttttccatcaaaccCATGTAACCTGTGGCACAAATACAAGGATAGTATGTCAGAAGATATGTTACATCAAAGTCGTGTCAGTTCCAGAAATCACGATATTGAGATGAATGAGGAGATACATAATCGTGCTTTACTCTTGATCGAAGATATGTGTTACCTCATGTGCGGTAATTTATTAATCAGGTTAGGAATGCCAGCGCCAAATCGTGAAATGAATGACGCATTTAATCGAGAATTGGAACGGGAACGTGAATATGATCACCAGGAATTAGATTTAGTAGTTCAAAGGAATGTACCCCTGTTGAATTACCAACaaaagaaagtttatgataCTTTAATGAAGGCAATCGCTGATGAAAATGGTGGTTTATATTTCCTAGATGCCCCTGGTGGAACTGGCAAGACATTCCTTATGTCATTAGTTTTAGCAACTGTTCGGGCGAGATCCAACATAGCGGTTGCAGTTGCTTCTTCTGGAATAGCAGCCACATTGTTAGAAGGATGCCGTACGGCTCATTCAGCATTCAAATTACCGTTAAATCTTCAAACTATTGAAGAACCAATGTGTAATATGGCAAAACACTCAGCAATGGCCAAAGTTTTAGCGACATCGAAAATCATCATCTGGGACGAATGCACAATGGCGCATAAACGTGCATTAGAAGCACTTAACCGAacattaaaagatttacgcaatGACTCGAGATGTTTTGGAGGAGCAATGATTTTACTGTCTGGCGATTTCCGCCAAATACTGCCAGTAATTCCAAGATCTACggctgccgacgaaataaacgcttGCCTCAAATCGTCAAATCTATGGCGCTATGTGAAGAAACTGCAGCTGACAACAAACATGAGAGTTACATTGCTTAATGATACATCTGCTGAAGATTTCTCGGAGCAATTGCTGACTATCGGTAATGGTCAAGTACCTGTCGATGAATCGAGCGGATTAATatcatttccaaataatttctgtaattttgtctcATCAAAAGACGAACTTATCAACAATgtatttccaaatattatttctaactacaaaaataatgaatggttGAGTGAGCGAGCAATTTTAGCGGCTAAGAATAAAGATGTAGATGACCTGAActacataattcaaaataagaTCATTGGAACAATgcattcattcaaatctattgaCTGCGTCACAAATGAAGATGAAGCCACCAACTatccaattgaatttttaaactctttggACGTACCTGGCTTACCACCGCACAATTTACGCCTAAAGGTTGGCTCCGTAGTAATCATGCTTCGAAACATAAACCAACCAAAACTGTGCAACGGTACGCGTTTGGTGGTTAGTAAATTGATGAACAATGTAATTTACGCTACGATAATGATAGGAAAATTCAAAGGTGAGGAAGTTCTCATTCCGAGGATCCCGATGATCCCAACCGatatgccgtttgaatttaaaagACTTCAATTTCCGATACTTCTTGCATTTGCCGTGACAATCAACAAATCACAAGGCCAATCCTTAAAAGTTTGTGGTTTAAATCTAGAACattcatgtttttcccatggtcaATTATACGTGGCATGTTCACGGGTCGGAAGACCATCtgcgttgtttgtttttgcgcctgataataaaacaaaaaatgtcgtGTATCACAAGGTGCTTAAGTGA